Below is a genomic region from Echinicola rosea.
TAAACTTCTGCCAAGGCCCTGAGCTCCGAATTAGAGCCAAAGATCAGATCAGCCCTGGTGGCCGTATAGCGAACTGCTCCGGTATTTCTGTCCCTGCCCTCAAACACCTCTTTGGTATCGTCCACTGGAGACCACTCCGTGCGCATGTCCAGCAAGTTTACGAAGAAATCGTTGCTCAGCACTTCCTCGTTTTCATTGAAAATCCCATGTTTACTGCCATCGAAATTGGCATTCAGGGAACGCATACCGCCTACCAATACGGTCATTTCCGGAGCAGTCAACGTCAGTAACTGGGCCTTGTCCACCAGCAGCTCTTCAGTGGATAAGGTATATTGGGTTTTGAGATAATTTCTAAAACCATCTGCCATCGGCTCCAATACGGCAAAGGATGCTACATCCGTCTGCTCTTGGGTCGCATCCATTCGCCCTGGCACAAAAGGGATCGCTACCTCGTAACCTGCATTGGAGGCCGCCAATTCTACCGCAGCATCTCCCGCCAGTACGATCAGGTCGGCCATTGACACCTTTTTGGCACCATGGGAAGCATTGAAATCGGTTTGGATCTTTCCGTATACGTCAAGCACTTTGGCCAATTGCCCAGGGTTGTTTACTTCCCAATCCTTTTGTGGAGCAAGGCGAATTCTAGCCCCATTTGCCCCTCCCCTGCGGTCCGATCCGCGGTAGGTAGATGCAGAAGCCCAGGCAGTGGCAACCATTTCCCTGAGGCTCAGTCCTGAGCTTAGCAGGGCTTCTTTCAATTGGGAGATATCACCATTGTCTATCAAAGGATGATCGACCGCCGGAATGGGATCTTGCCAGATCAAATCCTCTTGAGGTGCCTCGGGGCCCAAATAGGTAGTTTTGGGTCCCATATCCCTATGGGTAAGCTTAAACCAAGCCCTCGCAAAGGCCTCATTGAATGCCTCAGGGTTTTCATAGAATTTCCGGGAGATCTTTTCGAAACTTGGATCAAACCTCAGCGAAAGGTCCGTGGTAAACATGGTAGGTTTGTGCCTTTTGGTTTTGTCAAACGCATCCGGCACGGTCATATCGGAATCCTTGGCCACCCATTGATGGGCTCCTGCAGGGCTCTTGGTAAGTTCCCATTCGTTTTCAAACAAGCTGACAAAAAAGAGGTGGCTCCACTGGGTAGGAGTAGGTGTCCAAGTCACCTCCAGTCCCGAGGTGATGGCATCGGCACCTTTACCGGATTTATACTTACTTTTCCATCCAAATCCCTGCTCCTCGATACCCGCTGCTTCGGGATCCTTGCCCACATGATCGGCTGGGCCAGCACCGTGCGCTTTACCTAGGGTATGTCCCCCGGCAATCAACGCCACGGTTTCCTCTTCGTTCATTCCCATCCTTCCAAAGGTTGCCCGGATATCGTCGGCAGCCAGTAGCGGATCGGGATTACCGTTTGGTCCTTCTGGATTTACATAAATCAATCCCATCTGAACTGCCGCCAAAGGATCTTCCAGTTCTCTGTCCCCAGAATAACGTTCCTCGTCACTGAGCCATTTTTTCTCAGCGCCCCAATAAACATCTGTTTCTGGCTCATAGGTATCTTCCCTTCCCCCAGCAAAACCAAACGTCTCAAACCCCATGTCCTCAAGGGCCACGTTTCCTGTTAGGACCATGAGATCAGCCCAGGATATTTTATTCCCATATTTTTGTTTAATCGGCCATAGTAGGCGCCTTGCCTTGTCCAAATTGGCATTGTCCGGCCAACTGTTCAGTGGAGCGAACCGTTGCTGACCGGAGCGTGAACCGCCACGGCCATCACCTGTACGGTAGGTTCCGGCACTATGCCAGGCCATTCTGATAAACAGTCCTCCATAGTGGCCGAAATCTGCCGGCCACCAATCCTGTGAATCCGTCAATACCTTATGAATATCACTCTTCAAGGAATCGTACGCCATGCTATTGAAGGCTTGGATATAATCAAAATCTTCTTCCATCGGATCTGAAAGGGAAGAATGCTGTCTCAGGATACTTAGGTCCAGTCTGTTTGGCCACCAATCGCTGTTCTCGGTAGCTTTTATTTTTTTTGTGGCGCCGGAATGTCCATCGGCGGTTGGTTCTTCGCCTTGGTGACCTTGCTGGCAGGATATTGCCAACAATCCCAAGACAACCAAAATTAAAAATGGTAATGCCTTTTTCATCGCTGTCTAATTTTAATATTACGTTTATGATACAATATTAAGGGCAAAAATTGTTTTGACAGCAATAAATGCAATTGATAGTTTTTATAATACGATAGATAAAATCTATCATAATTTTATGAATTTTAAAGGTTTTTGCGCACTACTAATTCATAAAAAAATTCCCGGAATGACTCTCCAATTGTAATGAACAGGTCCTTTTGATATAGTCTAACCTTATTCCTGCTAATGTTCTCTATCTGGTCAATGGAGACGATATAGGATTTATGGATACGGATAAATCCCTTGGAAAACAAACTCATTTCATAATGCTTTATCGAGTTTAGCGTCAGAACTGGATGCTCTTCATTTATCAAATGGATTTTTACGTAGTCCTTGTATCCTTCGAAATAAGAAATATCCTTTAGGTTTATTTTGATGGTGCTATGCTCCACCTTCACGAAAATAAAACCAGGCTGTTCTTTTGGTTGTGGAATTGCGTCGGATAGGGAAGTTTTGGGTTCCTTTGCCAAACCAGAATGGTTGAGGACTTTACTGACTGCCTGAAAAAAACGGTCAAAACTAATGGGTTTGAGCAAATAATCAATGGCATTGATTTCAAACCCTTTTACGGCATACTCACTGTACGCCGTAGTAAAAATCACCTTCGGTTTATGCGGTAGGCCCTCATAGAATTTTATCCCATTGATATCAGGCATATTGATGTCCAAAAATATAAGATCCACCTTATTTCGCATGATACTGTCCATGGCCTGGATGGCCGTATTGAACTTTCCCTGCAGGGTAAGCATGGGGATCTTGGAAATATAATCCTCCAGAATATCCAGGGCCAATGCTTCGTCGTCAATAATTATACAATTAATGTTCATTTCCTGATGGTTAAAAAACTTTTGAACGTACTGTTTTCATAAATTTGTTTAAAGCTGTGTTTTTTAGGGTATAGCAATTCCAATCGCTTCTTTAAATTGGCAATGCCCAACCCTTCCCTATTCGTATTGGTAAGCACCCCATCCTTTTGTTTGCTAACACTATTGATCACGGAAAGCAAAATCTCTTTGTCATTTTCTACCATGGATATCATTATGAAAGATGGGGCCATATAACTGATCCCGTGCTTAAACGCATTTTCTATCAGGGTTATAAATAGCAGCGGCTCTATCGGAAACTGCCCATGTGTAATGGAAAATGAACAGTTTATTTTCGGGGCGATTTCGGGATGGTATTTCAGTTTTTCCAAACTCACATAGTTTTTTATAAACGTGACCTCCTGCTCCAAGGTAACCTTATCCTTACCCGATTCATAGAGTACATATCGCAGCATATCAGATAGCAGCAGGATGGCCGGTGTCGTGTCCTCGGATTTCTTTCTTGCAAGAGAATAAATATTATTCAAGGCATTGAACAAAAAGTGGGGATTCAGTTGATTTTTAAGAAAATTTAATTCCTTGATGATCTTTTGTTTTTCGAGTTCTTCGTACCTCTTCTTTTCCTTTTCAAATTGTAAAATGAGTTCAATGCTGGTACCGAGACCCATGATCATCAAAAAGCGGATAAGCTCGGGCATAAAAAAGTGGAAGCTAAATCGTGGTTTATTAAACTCCTCCTGTCCATTTAAGGGGCCTTGACGAAACATCCCTGGGGGAGCTTCCCTAAAATATTGGTTAAGCCAAATAAAAACAGCCATAAACCCCAGCAAAAAAAGGGTGTACTGCAGGTATTTGCTATTCAGGATAAAGCTCGGAATCAGCCAAACGACATTGATCACGTAAAAAAACAGCAGACTTATATTGGTAATGCTGAAATAAAACAAGGACACCGGTCTATTATTGGTCCCTGTCAAAAAAGAAAGTGCTGGGGACATGATGATCCCCAGTACCAATAGGTGAATGATCACCTTCAATAAACCCCTTTGCTTTATTTTGAGCATTTTTTATTTCAATATATCAATCCTCTTCGTCGTAATCAACAAATGGATCCAATTCCCATATATCATCAAATCGCAAACTGGAACTCTTACCAAGCAGGACATAAGCACGCTCTCCATTTATGGAAAAAGCAGAAGCCCCTGTCCTGAAGGTGCCCTCATAATCTGTTTTTTCTGCCCAACTGTCCGTATATGGGTGGTATTCCCAGGTACTGCCGATAATGGAACCCCTGTTTCCCACAGTGATATAGCCATACTCCCCAATGGTAAATGCGCTGCCATTGGAACGGTATATCAGATAGTCATCATCGTAATCCAAGTCTTCTTTTTGGGTCCACTCTAAACTGTTGCCGTCCAGTGCCCATAAGTCAAATTCATAGGATCCATTATTGATTCCAGTACAAACATACGCTATGTCATTAATGACAAATGCCACTGCTCCTTGTCTTTTGGCACCTCCCATGCTAAATATCTGCTGCCAAGCATCGGAAGCAGGATCATATTGCCAAAAATCCTTCTGCTCGCTCCCGTCATAGCCGGTGCCGATATACCCTTTCCCAGTCAGGGAAAAACCAACCGCGTCGTATCTGGCCGTCCCTCCAAATGATGCCACTTCCTTCCAGGTATCGGTAGCTGGGTCATACTCCCAAAAATCATTCAATTTGTCCGTACCATCATACCCTGTGCCGACATACCCTTTTCCGTCAATCGAAAAGGCTACTGCATTACTTCTGGCGGTTCCTGGGAAATCCCCTTTTCTTTCCCAATAATCCCCTTCGGCATTATATTCCCAAAAGTCATTTAAATATTCATCTCCGGTGTAGCCTCCCATGACGTAGGCCTTATTTCCAATCGAAAAAGCTGCTGCATGGGACCGGTTGTCCCCATCAAAATACGACCTTCTGATCCAGTTCCCCTCTGATGGTTGTTCCTCTGCATCCGAACAGGAAAAGGTGAGCAATAATCCAAATAATGGAATAATGTAGTTTAATAAGTTCTCTTTACGCATTGTTTCTCAATTTAATGGTAGATATGTGATGTCTATTTTGATTTTTTGTTCTCCTGAAATATTCGAGAATAAAAGCCCCGAGGCCTGCAGTGTGCTGGTGGATGACGGAACCGAAATCCACAGGGCGTCTTGGTTGTTGATCCCCTTGGAAAGCTTATAATCTATGAAGTCTTTCACGGGAATTTCATAAAATGTCTTTTCCTGAAATTGTTCATCCCATGACGTCAGGGATGTGCTTCCCATTTGTTGGATAGGGAGGTTTTTCTTGTCCACTATGCTGCTATTGATCGCAGTGACGGGCGTATTAAAATACCTGTCATATGTATTTGGCTTCAATGGGAGCCTAAGGCTGGCCGTGGTGATGTAATAATCATCGGCCAGTTCCAACAGCTCATGGATATTGGGCAGCTCTATCCGAATGGATGCCCCCATAAGTATATCTGCCATGACAGCCCCTTGGGCATCCTCTCGGGCGATATTTTCATATGGTGATGGAGATGAAAAAAACTCAGAACCCCGATCGACTCTTAAATGTGTGAATTTTTCATTCCCGAGATTTACGGGAAGTCTCAGCGTTTTGGCCCCTTCATCCAGATCACTGGGAATACGATAATAAAATCCCACATAGGACTCCTCTGAAAAGCTCACCAAGGGACTGTTGTCCGCCGTAGTGAGCATTAAACCCCTAAATAAGGCCTCAAGGTTTTCTGTGGACTCAAAAGGGCCGTCATTGTCCTTCCCCAAACCAAAAAGATCATTCCCAAAGGATGGTGATAAGGTTATGGTCAAGGAATCCTTATGGGGAAGAATACGGGATGGCACCGTCACCATGGGCTGTGCGGCATGACCAAACTGCTGAAAGCTGAAAATATTGCCATCATCATTGGCCTCCAGTTCTTCGGTCAGTTCATACACGGAAATGTCAAAGCCCGGAAGTGTATCGTAGTGGTAGGTCTCATAAAACAGTACCAGGACAGTGGAGTCCAAAGTAGCCTCATCATCAATCTTGGTTCCCGAACTTACCCCAAACTGTAAATAGGGTTCGGCATGGATTTTTCCCCGAAAATTGTCCTCGTGATGCCCAAGCATAAAGGAACTGAGGCCATTGGTGACCAACGAATCATTAAAATAGGTAAACAATTCAATATC
It encodes:
- a CDS encoding LytR/AlgR family response regulator transcription factor, whose translation is MNINCIIIDDEALALDILEDYISKIPMLTLQGKFNTAIQAMDSIMRNKVDLIFLDINMPDINGIKFYEGLPHKPKVIFTTAYSEYAVKGFEINAIDYLLKPISFDRFFQAVSKVLNHSGLAKEPKTSLSDAIPQPKEQPGFIFVKVEHSTIKINLKDISYFEGYKDYVKIHLINEEHPVLTLNSIKHYEMSLFSKGFIRIHKSYIVSIDQIENISRNKVRLYQKDLFITIGESFREFFYELVVRKNL
- a CDS encoding sensor histidine kinase produces the protein MLKIKQRGLLKVIIHLLVLGIIMSPALSFLTGTNNRPVSLFYFSITNISLLFFYVINVVWLIPSFILNSKYLQYTLFLLGFMAVFIWLNQYFREAPPGMFRQGPLNGQEEFNKPRFSFHFFMPELIRFLMIMGLGTSIELILQFEKEKKRYEELEKQKIIKELNFLKNQLNPHFLFNALNNIYSLARKKSEDTTPAILLLSDMLRYVLYESGKDKVTLEQEVTFIKNYVSLEKLKYHPEIAPKINCSFSITHGQFPIEPLLFITLIENAFKHGISYMAPSFIMISMVENDKEILLSVINSVSKQKDGVLTNTNREGLGIANLKKRLELLYPKKHSFKQIYENSTFKSFLTIRK
- a CDS encoding DUF4270 family protein gives rise to the protein MLMLTGCFQNENLTDSQVVIDSDELELQLIEYTDIELFTYFNDSLVTNGLSSFMLGHHEDNFRGKIHAEPYLQFGVSSGTKIDDEATLDSTVLVLFYETYHYDTLPGFDISVYELTEELEANDDGNIFSFQQFGHAAQPMVTVPSRILPHKDSLTITLSPSFGNDLFGLGKDNDGPFESTENLEALFRGLMLTTADNSPLVSFSEESYVGFYYRIPSDLDEGAKTLRLPVNLGNEKFTHLRVDRGSEFFSSPSPYENIAREDAQGAVMADILMGASIRIELPNIHELLELADDYYITTASLRLPLKPNTYDRYFNTPVTAINSSIVDKKNLPIQQMGSTSLTSWDEQFQEKTFYEIPVKDFIDYKLSKGINNQDALWISVPSSTSTLQASGLLFSNISGEQKIKIDITYLPLN
- a CDS encoding Kelch repeat-containing protein, whose amino-acid sequence is MRKENLLNYIIPLFGLLLTFSCSDAEEQPSEGNWIRRSYFDGDNRSHAAAFSIGNKAYVMGGYTGDEYLNDFWEYNAEGDYWERKGDFPGTARSNAVAFSIDGKGYVGTGYDGTDKLNDFWEYDPATDTWKEVASFGGTARYDAVGFSLTGKGYIGTGYDGSEQKDFWQYDPASDAWQQIFSMGGAKRQGAVAFVINDIAYVCTGINNGSYEFDLWALDGNSLEWTQKEDLDYDDDYLIYRSNGSAFTIGEYGYITVGNRGSIIGSTWEYHPYTDSWAEKTDYEGTFRTGASAFSINGERAYVLLGKSSSLRFDDIWELDPFVDYDEED
- the katG gene encoding catalase/peroxidase HPI, with the translated sequence MKKALPFLILVVLGLLAISCQQGHQGEEPTADGHSGATKKIKATENSDWWPNRLDLSILRQHSSLSDPMEEDFDYIQAFNSMAYDSLKSDIHKVLTDSQDWWPADFGHYGGLFIRMAWHSAGTYRTGDGRGGSRSGQQRFAPLNSWPDNANLDKARRLLWPIKQKYGNKISWADLMVLTGNVALEDMGFETFGFAGGREDTYEPETDVYWGAEKKWLSDEERYSGDRELEDPLAAVQMGLIYVNPEGPNGNPDPLLAADDIRATFGRMGMNEEETVALIAGGHTLGKAHGAGPADHVGKDPEAAGIEEQGFGWKSKYKSGKGADAITSGLEVTWTPTPTQWSHLFFVSLFENEWELTKSPAGAHQWVAKDSDMTVPDAFDKTKRHKPTMFTTDLSLRFDPSFEKISRKFYENPEAFNEAFARAWFKLTHRDMGPKTTYLGPEAPQEDLIWQDPIPAVDHPLIDNGDISQLKEALLSSGLSLREMVATAWASASTYRGSDRRGGANGARIRLAPQKDWEVNNPGQLAKVLDVYGKIQTDFNASHGAKKVSMADLIVLAGDAAVELAASNAGYEVAIPFVPGRMDATQEQTDVASFAVLEPMADGFRNYLKTQYTLSTEELLVDKAQLLTLTAPEMTVLVGGMRSLNANFDGSKHGIFNENEEVLSNDFFVNLLDMRTEWSPVDDTKEVFEGRDRNTGAVRYTATRADLIFGSNSELRALAEVYAANDAKEKFVRDFVAAWDKVMKLDRFDLVYPKE